In Treponema sp. OMZ 798, the following proteins share a genomic window:
- a CDS encoding ParB N-terminal domain-containing protein yields the protein MQIPIEEIRVRQRARKEFIEIDELAESLNRIGLLNPIIVDQNKVLIAGQRRVEAAKKLGWKTIEARVLSVEDESLALDIEIEENVQRQQFSDEELLNAFTRLNRLKNPGFFVRLWRSIKAFFKRIFGKKKELPES from the coding sequence ATGCAGATTCCCATAGAGGAGATAAGGGTAAGGCAAAGAGCCAGAAAAGAATTTATAGAAATTGATGAGCTGGCAGAAAGCCTAAACCGTATCGGGCTTTTAAATCCGATTATTGTAGATCAAAACAAGGTGCTTATAGCCGGTCAGCGAAGGGTGGAAGCAGCAAAAAAACTGGGTTGGAAAACTATAGAAGCAAGGGTTCTTTCTGTAGAAGATGAGAGCCTCGCTCTCGATATCGAGATTGAAGAAAATGTGCAAAGACAGCAGTTTTCGGATGAGGAGCTTTTAAATGCTTTTACCCGTCTTAACCGCTTAAAAAATCCCGGATTCTTTGTAAGGCTCTGGCGTTCAATAAAAGCCTTTTTTAAACGGATCTTCGGTAAA